From Staphylococcus delphini, one genomic window encodes:
- a CDS encoding BCCT family transporter: MNSSTPEPNGKKFSPVFLISAIIVFAIVLIGVFIPTQFGEFTNTIKLWITDKLGWYYLILTTIIVFFCIFLIFSPIGKLKLGRPNDKPEFNTVSWFAMLFSAGMGIGLVFYGAAEPISHFASPPNADPQSTEAFTESLRSTFFHWGFHAWAVYGVVALALAYAQFRKGEPGLLSKTLRPILGDHVDGVIGTIIDVLAVFATVIGVAVSLGMGALQISGGLNYLFGLPNTIVTQSIIIVVVTILFIMSAWSGLSKGIQYLSNLNIGLGTLLLLAGLIVGPTVLILNMFTSSTGSLLNSFLFNSFDAAATNPQKREWMSDWTLYYWGWWLSWSPFVGVFIARVSKGRSIREFISGVLLVPVIVSFIWFSVFGVLGIETAKKHKEIFDMSAETQLFGVFNHIPLGIVLSMIALLLIASFFITSADSATFVLGMQTTNGSLYPSAFIKVTWGIAQSLIAFVLLLSGGGDGEAGLNALQSAAIISALPFSFIVILMMISFYKDANKERKFLGLTLTPNKHRLKEYVANSQQDYEDELISKRKGLREQEK, translated from the coding sequence ATGAATTCTTCAACTCCAGAACCAAATGGTAAGAAGTTTTCTCCTGTATTCTTAATTAGTGCGATTATCGTTTTTGCGATTGTACTCATTGGTGTATTCATCCCAACGCAATTTGGTGAATTTACGAATACGATTAAACTTTGGATTACAGATAAACTGGGTTGGTATTATCTTATTTTAACTACGATTATCGTATTCTTCTGTATCTTTCTAATTTTTAGCCCAATTGGAAAGTTAAAGTTGGGACGTCCAAACGACAAACCGGAATTTAATACAGTTTCTTGGTTTGCGATGTTGTTTAGTGCAGGTATGGGGATTGGTTTAGTCTTCTACGGGGCAGCTGAACCTATTTCTCACTTTGCGTCTCCACCTAATGCAGATCCACAATCTACGGAAGCATTTACCGAATCGTTGCGTTCGACATTCTTCCATTGGGGGTTTCATGCATGGGCAGTCTATGGTGTTGTTGCGTTAGCGTTAGCATATGCACAATTTAGAAAAGGAGAACCGGGATTACTCTCTAAAACGTTGCGCCCAATTTTGGGAGATCATGTCGATGGTGTCATCGGAACAATTATTGACGTGTTAGCAGTGTTTGCAACAGTGATTGGTGTTGCAGTTTCACTTGGTATGGGGGCATTACAAATCTCAGGTGGTTTAAATTACTTATTTGGTTTACCTAATACAATTGTGACGCAATCTATCATTATTGTTGTCGTAACCATCTTATTTATTATGAGTGCATGGTCAGGATTAAGTAAAGGGATTCAATATTTAAGTAATTTAAACATTGGACTGGGCACATTATTATTGCTTGCGGGTCTCATTGTTGGACCGACAGTGCTCATTTTAAATATGTTTACAAGTTCAACAGGTAGTTTGTTAAATTCATTCTTATTCAACAGTTTTGATGCAGCAGCTACGAACCCACAAAAGCGTGAGTGGATGTCTGACTGGACGCTTTATTATTGGGGTTGGTGGTTAAGTTGGAGCCCATTCGTTGGTGTCTTCATCGCACGTGTATCAAAAGGACGTTCGATTCGAGAATTTATTTCAGGTGTTTTACTTGTACCTGTCATCGTAAGCTTTATTTGGTTTAGTGTATTTGGTGTATTAGGGATTGAAACGGCTAAGAAACATAAAGAGATTTTTGATATGTCAGCAGAAACACAACTGTTTGGTGTATTCAACCATATCCCGCTTGGCATTGTTTTATCAATGATCGCGTTATTACTTATTGCGTCATTCTTTATTACATCAGCAGATTCGGCGACATTCGTTTTAGGTATGCAAACAACGAATGGTTCACTTTATCCAAGTGCATTCATTAAAGTGACTTGGGGAATCGCACAATCATTAATCGCGTTCGTCTTGTTACTTTCAGGTGGCGGTGACGGAGAAGCAGGTTTAAACGCCTTGCAAAGTGCTGCGATTATTAGTGCATTGCCGTTCTCCTTTATCGTGATACTGATGATGATTAGTTTCTATAAAGATGCCAATAAAGAGCGTAAATTCTTAGGCCTTACTTTAACACCGAATAAGCATCGTTTGAAAGAATACGTCGCGAATTCACAACAAGATTATGAAGACGAATTAATTTCAAAACGTAAAGGCTTACGTGAGCAAGAAAAATAG
- the mscL gene encoding large conductance mechanosensitive channel protein MscL, which yields MLQEFKDFALKGNVLDLAIAVVMGAAFNKIVTSLVENIIMPLIGLLFGEVDFAKNWSMYGIKYGIFIQSIIDFIIIAFALFIFVKIANTVVKPKEEEVVVEENIVLLTEIRDLLRKDSK from the coding sequence ATGTTACAAGAATTTAAAGACTTTGCGTTAAAAGGTAACGTGCTTGACTTAGCAATTGCAGTTGTCATGGGGGCCGCTTTTAATAAAATTGTTACATCATTAGTTGAAAACATCATCATGCCATTAATCGGTTTATTATTTGGCGAAGTTGACTTTGCGAAAAACTGGTCAATGTATGGCATTAAATATGGTATTTTTATTCAATCGATCATCGACTTCATTATTATTGCATTCGCATTATTCATTTTTGTTAAAATCGCCAATACGGTGGTAAAACCAAAAGAAGAAGAAGTTGTCGTAGAAGAGAATATTGTATTATTAACTGAAATTCGTGATTTATTACGTAAAGACAGTAAATAA
- the sbcC gene encoding exonuclease subunit SbcC, with translation MKPLKLHLQNFGPFLDETIDFSRIQSNQLFLISGKTGSGKTMIFDGIVYALYGRASTEKREVKHLRSHFADATKPLTVTFEFEISGRLYKVVREASFLKPGNKNETKPKLEVYRHEAGRFELIESTIQAGERFILDLLKLKQDQFRQLFVLPQGEFKEFLVSNSTDKQTILRTLFNTQLYDMLKNRLTDKTKNMKIEIDQIYTKIQSAWDELYTLDHPDLVVEKGLKSEQYDLMMSALPQFETIAEQQVLKVQQEKLKVEKELNRVNEAVDRQILRQQLSEQQQQLKIKLEQFKVRQPHIQQLEQQLKLMNESKMALKLYQNLQELEVTLKRQQNEHKQLQNENEKLETEQIEQQEALETHLLQEDEMNQKAQYLERTRHFYQECEQLKEKYARMTSIEQTTQKLVQHNEEAMRKLEAIDKDDIERQPDYEQKSQLQAEQAALVEKIATLRIAQNHATIQARQQHQLQQYTEDLKRIDAEIAQQQANIQAISENEQQLLNHEQAVMTLRATLSQNDPCPVCGQTVHHVEADADIEQIKKIQQENRIIEQTLEKLKEQKIKCEANITHTKARLAEIGEVDFNEEDLKKAETEQHDIKQKLEAIDKENSRIAAIQEEVGRIHRVIDENQQQIQLLKKEQEYIQERMDRFVAETAYDNIEAFQTAFTQLKSTVNQFNQEKVTLTERRDQLATKIKEQQYEIQLLAQQITERSKQVQTLNNDIDEALEALNIQNRETLFDILQDSVHKEAYEQQVTTYYQEKQMVELKIQDVSQQLSTITVEDLDVLKVKQQQQREAFEDVQRRFNEYAFQATQNQKTAQKIKDEVTYLKNTLNEQIELFQLAEILSGKNAHHLTLENYVLMHYLEQILLKANQRLLSMTGQRYELVRNEKKGRGFSGLEIEVFDYYSNQARHITSLSGGETFQASLALALGLSEVVQSEQGGIALDAMFIDEGFGTLDQETLETALDTLIQLQSSGRLVGVISHVSELKNRIPIILEVVSKNYQSTTHLRSNE, from the coding sequence TATGCATTGTATGGGCGTGCATCTACAGAAAAAAGAGAAGTGAAACATTTAAGAAGTCATTTTGCAGATGCTACCAAACCTTTAACCGTCACGTTTGAATTTGAAATTTCTGGTAGATTATATAAAGTCGTTCGTGAAGCATCGTTTTTAAAACCGGGTAATAAAAATGAAACGAAACCGAAGCTTGAAGTGTATCGTCATGAGGCAGGACGTTTTGAACTCATAGAAAGCACGATTCAAGCAGGGGAACGCTTTATTTTAGATCTTCTAAAACTTAAGCAAGATCAGTTTAGACAGTTGTTCGTATTGCCTCAAGGTGAGTTTAAAGAGTTTTTAGTCTCAAATAGTACAGATAAGCAAACCATTTTAAGAACGCTCTTTAATACGCAATTATATGATATGTTGAAAAATCGACTCACTGATAAAACGAAAAACATGAAAATTGAAATCGATCAAATCTATACTAAAATACAAAGTGCTTGGGATGAATTGTATACACTTGACCATCCTGATTTGGTAGTGGAAAAAGGACTCAAAAGTGAACAATATGATTTGATGATGTCAGCCTTACCTCAATTTGAAACGATTGCAGAACAACAAGTCTTAAAAGTGCAACAAGAAAAATTAAAGGTTGAAAAAGAGTTAAATAGGGTGAATGAAGCAGTAGATCGTCAAATTTTACGCCAACAATTATCTGAACAACAGCAACAATTGAAGATAAAACTTGAACAATTTAAAGTACGTCAACCGCACATTCAGCAACTTGAACAGCAATTAAAGTTAATGAATGAAAGTAAAATGGCGCTGAAACTGTATCAAAATCTTCAAGAACTTGAAGTGACATTAAAGAGACAACAAAATGAGCATAAACAACTGCAAAATGAAAACGAAAAATTAGAAACAGAACAGATTGAACAGCAAGAAGCGCTTGAAACGCATTTATTACAAGAAGATGAGATGAACCAAAAAGCACAGTATCTTGAGCGCACACGTCATTTTTATCAAGAGTGTGAGCAATTGAAAGAAAAATATGCACGTATGACAAGCATTGAGCAAACGACGCAAAAGTTAGTGCAGCATAATGAAGAAGCAATGCGAAAACTTGAAGCGATTGATAAGGACGATATAGAACGCCAACCTGATTATGAACAAAAATCACAATTACAAGCTGAACAGGCAGCGTTAGTAGAAAAAATTGCGACATTACGCATCGCACAAAATCATGCAACGATTCAAGCGCGTCAACAACATCAGCTTCAACAGTACACTGAGGATTTAAAGCGAATCGATGCGGAGATTGCTCAACAGCAGGCGAATATTCAAGCTATCTCAGAAAATGAACAACAGTTGTTGAATCATGAACAAGCTGTGATGACATTGCGTGCGACATTAAGTCAAAATGATCCGTGTCCGGTATGTGGGCAAACGGTGCATCATGTTGAAGCGGATGCAGATATAGAGCAAATTAAAAAGATTCAACAAGAAAATCGTATTATTGAGCAAACACTTGAAAAACTTAAAGAACAAAAGATTAAATGTGAAGCGAATATCACACACACGAAAGCACGTCTTGCTGAAATCGGTGAAGTTGATTTTAATGAAGAAGACCTCAAAAAGGCAGAAACGGAGCAACACGACATCAAACAAAAACTAGAGGCCATCGATAAAGAAAATTCACGCATTGCAGCCATCCAGGAAGAAGTGGGTCGTATTCATCGAGTGATAGACGAAAATCAACAACAAATACAATTGTTAAAGAAAGAGCAAGAATACATTCAAGAGCGTATGGACAGATTTGTTGCTGAAACGGCATACGACAATATTGAGGCATTCCAAACTGCCTTTACCCAATTAAAATCAACTGTCAATCAGTTTAATCAAGAAAAAGTAACATTAACAGAACGACGTGATCAACTTGCAACAAAGATCAAAGAGCAACAATATGAGATACAATTGCTTGCACAGCAAATCACTGAACGTTCAAAACAAGTGCAAACTTTGAATAATGACATTGATGAAGCATTGGAAGCATTAAATATTCAAAATCGTGAAACATTATTCGATATTTTACAAGATAGTGTGCATAAGGAAGCGTACGAACAACAAGTGACAACGTATTATCAAGAAAAACAAATGGTAGAACTTAAAATACAAGATGTGTCTCAGCAACTTTCCACCATCACTGTTGAAGATTTAGATGTTTTAAAAGTAAAACAACAGCAACAACGTGAAGCTTTTGAAGATGTGCAAAGACGTTTTAATGAATATGCATTTCAAGCGACACAAAATCAAAAAACAGCACAAAAAATTAAAGATGAAGTGACTTATTTAAAAAATACACTTAATGAACAAATTGAATTATTCCAGCTTGCTGAAATTTTAAGTGGCAAAAATGCACATCACCTAACATTAGAAAATTACGTTTTAATGCACTATTTAGAACAGATTTTGTTAAAAGCGAATCAACGCCTCCTCAGTATGACCGGGCAGCGTTATGAATTAGTGAGAAATGAGAAAAAAGGAAGAGGATTTAGTGGGCTTGAGATTGAGGTATTTGATTACTATTCTAACCAAGCGCGTCACATTACATCATTGTCCGGTGGTGAAACGTTCCAAGCTTCACTTGCATTGGCGTTAGGATTAAGTGAAGTCGTTCAAAGCGAACAAGGTGGCATTGCGTTAGATGCGATGTTTATTGATGAAGGATTTGGGACACTTGATCAAGAAACGTTAGAAACAGCACTCGACACTTTAATTCAATTGCAATCGAGTGGTCGATTAGTCGGTGTTATTTCGCACGTTTCAGAACTAAAAAATCGCATTCCGATCATTTTAGAAGTTGTCTCTAAAAACTACCAAAGTACAACGCATTTAAGAAGTAATGAATAA